The sequence ATAAGCGACGGTTGCGGCAACGGTCATAAATAACAGATTGCGGCCTGGAACAAAGGTATTGGGTAGGCCATTTTCTTGCATGACGATCTCGACATCCTCCGTCATGGCGGTGGAGGAAATTTTAGAAATCAGGGATAAATCGATGACATGATCTTCTTCTAATTTCGTATTCCATTCGGCCGATTGGGCGCGCAATTTTTGCAATAATATCGGACGTTGCGTCAGCTCAACAGCATGCCGCTGACCGTAATCAAAACCGATGGTTTCCACTCGATCGTAGCGTGACAATGCCCACGCCAGGCATGTAGTTGAATCCTGACCACCGCTGAATAGAACTAATGCACCGTTTGGGACTGTCATATATGTATCTTTTTATTAAGTAAAAATTATTATGGCGATCGCTGCTCGGCGGTCGTCACATCGGCAAAGTTACCTTTGACAACGACATCCACTCGTTTATCCATTCGTCACGGATGAACGGACTTAAACGTTAAGCGATGGCGCATTTTCTCATAAGCGCCAAATATCATCTCGCAAAAATAATCAGCCTTGATCGGCTGTTCCCACTAAATGGGTGTCGTTATTTACTGATTTTGGCCAGTGTCTGGTCGACAAAATCATTATTAGGATCGGTAAAGCGGATGCGCACCGGATACCATTCAAGTGATGGTGCCAGCCAGATATCTAAACGCTGTTCAGTTGCATCAGGTGGCGGCTCTCTAAATATATGCACGGCGTCCACCTCGCCCGTCCCGGTCGTAATTTTTTCTTGATTAATGACTTTGAAGGTCCACGGCTCGGCGTCGCGTTGACCAGCGACGAAAAACACCCAGTCTGAACCGGGTTTGAATTGTTTGGCGGCCGCACGCGCGACCGCGACCAGCTGCCACACAATACTAGTTCGGTCCTGTTCGCCACCTTTGATCGGATACGATGCATCGGAGGGAGAAAAGGTGATTGTTCCGCCGGTCGCATCGCGATTGAATGTCGTCGTAGTAACGCTTTTACGGAAGCGCTTATCGGTGAACTGGGTTGGTGCTAAGCCGTAATCGTCAATTTTTCCATCACTTTTAGCTTCCAGGATTTTTCCTAAAATCATGGCTCGGGTGATGGCTTCGACGCTATAGTCGCGTCCATCCGTTTGCCATTTGACCACAGCGTCGCCGCTAATCGAAAGACCACTTTGTCGCGCTCTGATCGTATAGTCTAGTTGGGCAGACGGTGGCAAATTAACTGGCCGTTTCGTGACCGTGTGATCTGTATTTGCAGAAAATGCGTAAATGCTAGCGCTGCAAAGCAGTGCGGCAATAGCAATACGTGCATACGAATGCGAGAGAATTTTCATAGTCTTCATTTAAAATATGGCCAGGAAATTCGACCAAAAGAGCGTTTCACGCGCAAGCAAAAAACGGTGAATGGTCAGTTAGGTATTGTTGATGTATTAAGTTGTTCAGTTAAGCAGCTTAAGTTTAGACAGCGACATATCCAAATAGTCCCCATTATTTTCGGTGAAGCGCAATTTAACCGGATACCACTGCTGTTGCGGGGCTAACCAGATGTCGAGAGTTTTCTCGTATGAACCTTTTTGCGGCTTTCGCGCCAGATGCCAAGTCATGACGGTTCCAGTGCCTACTTTGATTTCTTCCTGCCCCAGGATTTGAAAACGCCAGGTTTCGGCATCCTTGTCTCCTGCGACAAATAAATCGATGACACCGCCCGGAACAATTTTTCCCGCATCGCCACGTCCTATACTGGCCAATTGCCAGACGATGCTGGCGCGGTCTTGCTCACCACCGGTGCGCGGATAGCTATTGGCTGAGGCAGAAAAAGTAATATTGTTAGGCTCGCGTAAGAAGTGCGTGCTAGTGGCTGGTTTGCGGAATTTTTTCTCGGTGTAGAGCACCGGCGCTACGCCATAGGCGTTGATCTCGCCCTCGCTCTTAAAGTCCAGGGCGCTAATGAACAATACGCCCGCTTCGCCATTGATCGTGTAATTGGTACCATCGGTTTGCCACGTAATTTTTCCGCCGCCATGATAAGTTTGCCCTTTATTGAGAGCCTCAACGTCGTATTTCAGTTCGGCAGATGGCGGCGGTTTGATGTCGTAATGTACAGCGGTTGGCGGTGGCGGTGCAACTGGCTCGACTTTCGGTACGGGTTGCACGGGCGCGCCACTGGATGCATCGCCGGTTGATGCGGTTTCTGGGCCATTGCCATTAATGGCGGCTGGCGCTGTATTGTTGGTGATGTTGTCGGACACGCTATTCGGAATAGGTGTTCTGGTTTCTTTGATCGGCATATCCGGAACTTCAGGTTCCGAAGGCTTTGATTGTGGTCGGTCAGCTGTTTTTCTCTGCACTTTGCGTAATACGGGCGAAGGCTTGGGGGGAATCGGCTTTGGCGCCAAAATTGGCTTATCTACCGGCGGCAATGGCTTTAGCTCCGCTATGATGACTGGAGACTTGTCAGACGCAATTTTAGGCACTGTGAGCAAGTTGCTGCCCCAATTGATCAGAAAGAGATGCAATAGAAGTGAAGCCGCGAGCACAATCAGCCAGCCACGTGATGCCGTTCTGTTTGGTTGTGTATTGCGCGTGTCTTTGGTCGCGTCTGTGGAAGGCCTCGTCATTTACGTAGTGTAAACCGAACGCTGCCGGTGTGCCTTATGCCGCTTGGAGCGCGTTGGTTTAATAATGAGATCGCACACCAACTGGAAAGTCCCGATCGGTAAATATAATGACCTCTTCAAGTCATTCATGATTCTTCGGAGAAATGTCATGGTGATATTTTATGGAGTTCTTTTGTCGCAGAAAATGGATGATTGATAGTACGGTAAAAATAAACCAATGATTCCTTGATCGGTCACAACAAAGCGTTTGTGGGCGGTATAGTATGCGATGGTGGCAAAAATAAAATGTGGACAAAATAATTTAAGGAGATTCATATGAGCAATCCTAATTTTCTCGGAGCGGACGCGATGTCGAACAGTGTTGATTTCATTAAGAAAATGTGGGGCGGAATGGGCGTGCCTGGCATGGTAGTGCCGATCATTTCGGTTGAGGAAATAGATAAGAAGGTCACAGATCTGAAAGCTGTCGAAGGTTGGCTTAGCCTCAATCTAAATATGTTGCGGACAACGATTCAAGCGCTGGAAGTGCAAAGTGCAACATTGACCGCCTTGAAGTCAATCGGTGCGCTGATGCCATCTGCCGATGGCAAGGCAACTGCGCAGTTTACCGATACCTCAGCAGCCGAGAGCGTTACCGAAGGTGCGGCCGCCTGGGCAACAATGGCTTCCCAATTTCCATTTTCGTTTATGCCAGAAAAAGCGAAAGCGGCAAACGAAACAGTACCTCAGCAAGCTGCTGCGCCGATTGCTGAACCACCGGCTCCTGCCCAGCCGGAGGACGTCGCTACGGAAAATCATTCTACTAGTGCGTCAGATGCGTCGCCGGCGGCTAATACCGGCGTTTGGTGGGATGTTCTACAAAACCAGTTTAAGCAAGTGGTGAGTGGTGTTATGGCGGCTGAGGCAGCGATGCCGAAAGAGCCGAAAGCGTCAACCAAGGCCCGAAAATCTGCAGCCAAACCAGGGGAAACTGCGAAGAGTAACCCAACCAAAGTGAAACCGAAGGTTAAGCCGGGTGCAGCCTCGAGAGCGACCAAATCAACCACTGCCACAGCGAGAACCAAGCTCAAGGTTGGTACCGCTAAAGCTTCGCCAGTCTCTCGCAGTAAGAAAATAGAGTTGAAATAAGGTTTTTGGATCAGTTGCGCAGCAGGTTGGATGTTGACCCTCTGCGCAATCGTTGGGTAGGTATCGGGCTAGTTTTGTAAGATTGTATGGCCGCGGTCTGGTGTGTCACTGGCTTTCGCCCCGCGTTTCAATAAGCGCATGAGGGCACCTAATACGGGTAGCTTTTCGTATAGTTCTTCTGCCGCATCCCAATAGTCGCGATGGTAGATAATATAGCCGTCGTTATCCAAGCGAAAATGCGTAGCGCCGCGTATGCATTGATCGGCGCTAGAAAAACGTTTCATCCGAAAGTAAAACTCCCACGTCATGAAGGCCGTGTCGCCCTGATGCATATGGTGCGTAATAACGAAGCGCGGGTCGTCAACCTGGACAAACATATGCGTAAATAAATGTTTAATGGCAGGCAGTCCTGTGATCTCATTGAAGGGATCTTTGAACCATGCATCCCGGGCGTAAATTAGTGGGATCAACGCCAAATTATCGAGAGATAAGGTCTCAAAGAACGTCACGATCCGCAACAAATTCTTATGTTGATCACCCCGCTGATCATCCTGTTGCTCGGTCAATTGTTGTTGATGAGTTGTATTCATAGCCCAGTCACCTTGTGTATCAACGCGAAGTAAGCACGATAAGGCAACAGGCGTGCAAAGCGCAGCCAGTTGGTAAACCGTTTGGGGAAATGAATGTGAAAGTGACCACGTTCAACGCCTTCAATCAGCGCTTCAGCGGCGCTTGAGGCCGACATCATGGCAGGCATTGGAAAGTCATTATCAGCAGTCAGGGGCGTGTCCACAAAACCTGGATTGATCAGATACACCCCAATTCCCCGCGGGTGCAGATCAAAATAGAGACATTCCGATAAATTGATTAGCGCCGCTTTGGTTGCGCCGTACGCCATCGCCCTTGGTAGCCCGCTGTAGCCTGCGACCGATGCCACAATGCCAATCGCACCTTGACCTTGTTTCAACAAAACGGGCAAAGTAGCATCAAGGCAGTGCATGACGCCGCGTAAATTGAGATCAATCAGGCGGTTGGCGAGTGTCAAATCAAAACTATCGACGCGCATTTCACCATAGCCGCCCGCAACGATCAATATCAGATCAATACCGTGCCACGCATTGAGAATTTGGTCCCGCGCAGCAAGCACGGTGTCGTGCTGAGTAATGTCGAGCACAACAGTGAGGGCATTGTGCTGACCGGCGGCAATCTCGTTCAGTCCTGTGGCGTTACGCGCCGACAGAGCAACGCGAGCGCCTTTTGCCAGAAGCTTGCGAGCAGTTTCCGCACCGATACCGCTAGAGGCACCGATCACCCAGACACGTTGCTTATGCCAGTCGCGGAGTGGCGCATTCATCGGATTCATGAGATTCATAGTGTCTTCGAAATAAAGGCTGGATGGCTAACTCTGCTTTTCACTGTTTAAGGGCGCTTATTAAACGACAAACTAATGTCGCCGACCTTAAAGCCGAATTTGCTCATTACTGCATGATTGAGCATGACGCGTTGATCCATTTGGACCATTAAATCATCGAGGCTGACATTGATGATACGTCCATCCACTGGCAATGCCAGAACGTATTTCCAACGTAAGGTATTACCATCGGTAATACCAATTGCTTCCCCTACGATGTCAGATGCGGTACCAATGAACTTGTTTGGCCCCACTTTTTTCAAAGTCCAGATGCGGCGTTGTTTCGTGCCATCGGAATAAGTGAAGTCCTCATCCAGAGTGCCGGTGTCACCTTCCCATTTACATTGAATGACGACGGTAAAGCGTTTGACTACTTTACCGGAACGATCTTGAAACATACCCCAGGCGTCCAGCGTGCCATTGAAGTATTGCTGGAGGCTGAGCGTTGGTTTTTGGTCTGCATAAATATTACCCTCGGATGTCGTGCTGCATCCATTTAATAAGACGATGATTCCCACCACCAATATTTTTAAAAACGATTTCATACTGTTCTCCGAAAAGGATGATGTCCGAAAGTGACAGACGGGCGCTAAAGGTTGTTCATAGGTCGCTTTGAGATTGCTTAAACGTGGCGCAAAGGAGCCCTCCATAGGATCATTGCGGCAATGAGCTTTAGCGCGCATGGGAGTACTGCATAACCAATTGCCAGCGCTTGCGCGCCTTGGTGATTGATAAGGTGTGGCTGGTAGCCAAGGTATTGCAGCAGTGGCAATGAAATGCCAGCTGCTAAAGCCAGATTGATTTTGGTCGCCCAGCTCCATATACCGAAATAAGCGCCTTCTTTTTGAGAGCTATGACCGCCATTCGCGATCACGCCAGCGAGCAGAGCTGGCGGCAGTAACAGGTCGGCTCCCAATGCAAAACCGGACATGATGCATATGAGCGAAAAGGGCAGCATATCACCGGCCGTTAATCCATAAGCCCATACAAAAGCGGCGATCGCCAACAGCATTGCGGTGAACCAGACGCGGGCTTCACCGAAGCGTCGGGCTAGCGCAGACCAGCCTGGCATTGATATCGCACCAGCCAAAAAGTACAGCATCAGAAATAAACCACCATATTTTCCGAGTTGCAATTGATCATCTACAAAAAATAGGAATAACGTTGCCGGTATCGCCGCCGCAATGCCATTCACTACAAAAATGCCGAACAGCCAGCAAAAGCGAGAATTTCCAAATGGCAATAAAACTCCTGACAGAAATGCTCCACGATCCGTCGTCTCCATGATAATTCCATTTGAAGGACCAGGCTTTGGGGCGAGCTTAAGTATGAATGCCGATGCAACCAGCAGGATGACGAATATTGGTGGTAACCAGCGAATGCCCAGCAAGCTGGGTAGCGCCGCTGCAAGCACCACGCCAATCAAACCGCAAGCCTCGCGCGTTGCAGTAAGACGTGAGCGTTGTTCCAAAGCTTGCGTGAGGGCTGCGCCCCAACTTTGATGGGCTATCGTACCAATACTAAAGCCAACGTACACGATGAGCAATGCCAGTACTAGCCACGACAGTGGAAATCGCTCCGCAAACGCAGGCGGTAAAAATAGCGCACTGAAACCAATCGCCAATAAGGGCACTCCCAGCCAGATCGCATTTCTGAATCGATCTTCGGTGTGTGCGTGGTCAAGCCAGCGACCAATTGCCGGATCGATAAATGCATCAAACAAGCGGGTTATCAGCAAAATCAGACCGATGAGAGACAGTGAAATACCAAATCTGTCGGAATAAAATTGTGGAACATAGACGTACACCGGTAATGCAACCAGCGCCAGTGGTAAACCAAACAGGCCATATTTGAGAAGCGCAGGGAATCCTAATAGTGTCATTCGTGCTGTGTTGAATTGGTTGAAGTAGTCGCATTCATCAAAAGCGCTTTGCGTAGCGTGGGACTTGTCGTTTTTGGTGAAAGCCAAATGCCAAAAAATGCTGTTGCGAAATGTGGATCGTTGATTTCTCCGATCATTTTTCCATCCATATAAAAACGCGTGCCGACATTTGGAAGAAATATCCCGGTAATATGCGATCCGTCGATCACGTGAGGGAAAATGGATTTCATTTGACTAAGCCATGGTCCGTATTCTGCGTCGCTACCGCTGCCAATTTTCCGCATTTGATCGATGCTGCTTTCAGCAATTTTACTGCCGTCGAATGACCGGCTATAGCGTAAATCAAGTGCAAAGCTCGCAGCATCAGGCGCTGATGGTTGAAAACCTTTATCTCCGACCCAAAGCTGCGCGTCATAAATGGATAATCCAAACCAGCGGAATTTTCCTTGGCCAGCTAGTCGCGCATGAGGGAGCGCGTTGCCTATATGGGCTGGCGCGCTGATGGCTGGGTTGACAATCGGATTGTCATGCATTCTTCCAGCGTCGTCGGCCGCGATAACGTTGCCGAGGGAAGCTAGCGAAAACGCACAAGTTAATAAATACCGGCGCCATTGGCTCATCTGAACCATCAACATCTTTTCTCCTTACAATCTCAGACTTTCCGTCATCCCGAACTGCCGTCAACCTTCTTTTTTGCAGCAGGAAGTTTTTATTTCTTTTGCAAGGTGAATTGGGCTACGTTGATACTGCCGGCAATAAATCCCGCTTCGCAATACGCCAGATAAAAATCCCAGGTTCGTAAAAATCGATCATCAAAGCCTTGCGCGCGTACTTTTGGGAGCTGCTCTTTAAATGCGCGACGCCACTCGACCAACGTGCGGGCATAGTCCAGTCCAAATGAAAGGGTATCGACTACCTTTAAGCCATGGCTTTCAGCCTGCGCGCGGAACGCCGATGGCGATGGCAGCATACCGCCGGGGAAAATGTATTGCTGTATGAAGTCGGTACCGCGGCGATAACGTTCGAATAGTGTATCGTCAATCACAATGGTCTGGATACAGGCGCGCCCACCAGTTTTTAGATTGCTCGCAATACAGGAGAAATAACTCGGCCAATATTTCTCGCCGACTGCCTCAAACATTTCGATCGAGGCGATTCCGTCGAATTTTCCCTCTACATCCCGATAATCTTGTAATAGCAGTTCAACCCGATTGACGACACCCGCGTCTTGCAGCCGCTGATTGGCAAAGTGTAGCTGTTCAGTAGACAGCGTGAGACCAGTAACGTGAGCGTTGGCTTCACGAACCGCAATTTCGGCAAAAGCGCCCCAACCGCAGCCGATCTCCAAAATACGGGAGTTGGCTGGAAGACGTAGTTGGCTGAGTATGCGGCGATACTTGGCATCCTGACCTTGCTGTAGATTTTCAACATGATCATCCGAAAATAATGCGCTCGAATACGTCATGGAAGGATCTAGCCATAATTGATAGAAGTCATTGCCGATATCGTAATGTGCATGGATATTTTTGCGACTGCCAGTTTTGCTGTTGCGATTAAACAGATGTTTTACGCGATACAAAAAATTCCCCCACCAAGTTCCGTAGATCACCGATTCAATCACCTGCCGATTACGGATGAACAGTTCGATCAGTCCGGGTAAATCGTCTGTACTCCAATGGCCGTCAATAAACGTTTCTGCAAAACCGATGTCGCCTGACTTCAGAGCCGCGTTGAAAACGTCCCAGTTTTTTAGCATCATCGTGACGGGACGAGCGCGCTCATCAGCAACGTTGCCATAAGTCGCCGATTGTCCATCGGGAAACTCCATGATTAAAATGCCGTGATCAAGTTTTTGCAATAGCTGAAGAATAAACTGCACACGAGCCGGGAAGTGTTTTGTCGATATGCCATCGTAATCTTGCGCGTTACCGTAAGCGCTGGAACGGGTAGAGTTGGTGTTCATCTGGATACCTCGTTAGAAGGTGGAGCGGGTTTGCTGTAAAAGGGAACGCGCTTGCGCCATAGCTTTAGCGCTTGCCAATGAATGCGAAGAATGACGCCGACAGTCATGATTGGATAGCGGAAAAATGCACGCGCGACGAGCCGGTCGGATAGCGGCAAAAGTGGCTCCGCTGTGCCTGAAACACTCGTGAGAATTAAGGGTCCACTGGCATCGTCATATTCGATGCGCGCTGTCGTGCGCTCGGTCAGCAGGGTTTCATGTTGATTTTGCGTGCGCATAAATCTAAAACGATAAGCGCCAGCGACTTCGCAGAATGGTGAAACATGAAACATTTTGTTGGCGCGCAATTCTGTGCCGAATGTAATGCTGCCGCCATCTTGGGTTTTGCCGTCGAGCAGATAGCTGTGCTGCTCGCCAAAAGTATTGCGTACTTCGCATAGCACCGCCCTTAAGCTGCCATCCAGACGATGACAGAACCAAAACGACACCGGATTGAACACATAACCAAGTACACGTGGAAACGTCTGAAGCCAAATTTCGCCGTCGGCATCATCGATTCCTTCGGTTTTCAGCGTTGCATCTATCCAAGCCAACGGAGTTTGTCGTCCATCGCCATAATCACGATCATGAAACGACAAAAAATTAAATTTGTTACGTGAAAAAAAATGGCTATCAAAATTTGACTCACCCAGTGCACGTAAAGGTATGCGAAGGTAATACACGCCATACGTGAATGCGTGATGTACCGGACGCAACCGGGTATGGCGGACGTTACCGAAACACAGTTGTACGTGATTAGAGGGAGAGGGCATGTTCTTTCTCCTGTGCTAAGCCGCGATGCTCTCAATGGGCATAGACAGTGCCGGTTTAATGTTGTGAATGATCTCTGGTTGGCCAATAATGGCATTTGCGACGGCTAGTCCCGATTTGAGACCGTCCTCATGAAATCCGTAACCGAGCCATGCACCCGCGAACCAGGTGTTATTTTGTCCTTGAAGCTTCTCGAATTTGGGTTGCGCGGCAATCGCCGTAGCATCGAATATAGGATGGGCATAGTCGAATCGGCGTATCACGCTGTGCGGTGCCGGTTGTTCGATCGGGTTGAGCGAAACAATCAAAGGTGTTTTAAAAGGAAGCGGCTGCAATTGATTGAGCAAATAGTGGACGCACACCTTGGGATCGTTACCATTCTCGCTTTGATAGTTCCAGGCCGCCCAGGCTTTGCGGTTGCCTGGCAACAAACTGTGATCGGTATGCAGTACTGCGTGATTGGGCTGATATTGGACCGCTGACAGGAGTTTTTTTTCTTGCATGGAAATATCTTGCAACAATTTCAAGCTTTGATCGCTATGTCCGGCCATGACGACATGGTCGTAGGTGCAACTGCCTTGATGGGTTTGAATCACCACCTGGCAAACGTCATTAATGTAAGCCCGACGCACGCCGGTTACGGGAGTCTTTAAATATTTATGAGGAATCGCTGCTATTATTTTTTCAACATATTGTCGGGCGCCACCCTTAACGGTGTGCCATTGAGGTCGGTCATTCACTTGCAGTAATCCGTGATTATGACAAAAGCGAATAAAACTCGACACTGGAAAGGCGAGCATTTGTGCGGTTGGGCAAGACCAGATACATCCAGCCATTGGAAGCAAATACCAGGTTTTGAATGCTTGGCTATAGTTATTGTGCGACAAGAACTCTCCTAGCGACATCCGCCCGAGGGGTGAGTTTTTGTCGTTGGCGAGTAAGGTCGCTTGCTTATTGAAGCGCAGAATGTCGCGGATCATTCCTATATAGCGCGGATTAAGCAAATTACGGCGCTGCGTAAATACGCTGTTGAGATTCGTACCTGACCATTCCAGTGTGCGTTTTCCGAGGCAACCATTGATGGGGATTTTGACGGAAAACGACATATCGGTAGCGACCGTTTCGACTTGCAATTCGTCGAAAAGATTGACCAGGTTGGGGTAAGTTCGGTGATTAAATACCAAAAAGCCGGTGTCGACGCCATAAGTCTGCCCTTCCAGGGTCACATCGACTGTGTTGGTATGACCGCCAAAATAATCATTAGCCTCATAAAGCGAGACATGATGACCAGCCTGCGTTAAGCGATACGCACAGGAGAGGCCTGAAATACCAGAACCAATAATCGCTATTTTCATCTTGCCTCTCCTGGGGTCACGTTAATTTTCATTAATCTTTTATATAGATGCCCTTTTTAAATACGGGACTTAATCATCCTGTTATTGATACGGCGCTGCATCGCGTTTGGATTCAAATTAGTTTAATGGTGCATTTGATAATATATGAAGATGAATCCAATGCGCCGTAATTGGCGTATATAAAAGCGTTGCAGGAAGGAAAATGTGAAACTTCTTGTGAAAAGTGAATCGTGACGATGAAAGCTTTTTCAGTAGTTATTTCAATGCAGATGATTGAATCTGACGACTACACAGCTTATAAATAGGTTGCTAAGGTAATTCTTGGTAAAATCAGGGCGTTAACCCATCTTGTAAGGTATGTATGCTGTATCCCGAACTGTTTAAATCGCTGGAACAAGTCCGTTGGAACATGGAGACCGATATTCCGTGGGACAAATTCGACGCTTCCCAACTTTCCGATGAGCAGGCTCAGACGATTCGCATGAATGCAATTACAGAATGGTCAGCGCTACCTGCGACAGAAATGTTTTTGCGCGATAACCATGGTGATAGCGATTTTTGCGCATTCATGTCAGTGTGGTTCTTCGAAGAGCAAAAGCATTCGCTGGTATTGATGGAGTATCTGCGGCGTTTTCGGCCCGAGTTGGTTCCGACGGAAGCGGAACTTGATAAAGTGCGCTTCGAATTTGATCCTGCGCCGCCACTTGAAACGTTGACAATGCATTTTTGCGGCGAAATTCGTCTCAATCATTGGTATCGTTGTGCATCTGAGTGGCACACCGAACCGGTTATCAAGCAGATTTATAAAATTATTAGCCAGGATGAAGCGCGTCATGGTGGTGCGTATTTGAAATACATGAAAAAGGCGCTGGTGGAAGTTGGCGATACCGCGTCTGCTGCGTTCGCTAAGATTGGCGTATTGATGGCATCTGCACGCCGGACTGAAAAGCCCTTGCACCCGACGAATCTGCACGTGAATAAGACGTTATTCCCGAATGATACGGTTCAAAGCCGGTTGCCTGATCCAGAATGGCTCGAGCGCTGGCTTGATGACCAGATTCAATTTGATGGCGTGTGGGAAAAGAAAGTAGTTGATCGCATATTGCACAATATGTCATTGCTATTTGAGCGTAGCTTTTCAACGGTGCAGGAGTTGAATCGTTACCGTAAAGAGATTGTTGCGCGTTTAGCTACATCGGCCGTCGCGCCGGTCGTGAACGTTTAGTTATTCGCTGCAAACGCTTAAACTGGTTAATATTGTGATAAATATTGACGCCATATTTTAAGATGGTTCCATTAAAGCCGCACAATGTTGCGGCTTTTTTTATTGCTGATATATATAAGTCAAATAAGTTACATGAGCGCTATGATTACATTCGAACAAAAAATTGCTTCCAGAGCTGAATTACGTACCCGCATCGCTGCTTTGCCGCAGCCGGTAGTGTTAACTAATGGTGTTTTTGATATTTTGCATCGCGGTCACGTCACCTATCTCGCACAAGCGCGGCAGGAAGGCGCGTCGCTCGTGGTCGCAGTGAACACGGATGCGTCGGTTAAGCGTCTTGGAAAAGGCGATGATCGGCCGATTAATACGTGTGCCGATCGCATGGCGGTACTCGCAGCCTTAGAAGCGGTAAGTCTGGTGGTTGAGTTTGATGAAGATACGGCGCTTGAAGTTGTGCAGGAAGGTCGACCAAATATTTACGTTAAGGGCGGCGATTATCAGATGGACGCGATTCCTGAGGGA is a genomic window of Glaciimonas sp. CA11.2 containing:
- a CDS encoding DUF3108 domain-containing protein; translated protein: MTRPSTDATKDTRNTQPNRTASRGWLIVLAASLLLHLFLINWGSNLLTVPKIASDKSPVIIAELKPLPPVDKPILAPKPIPPKPSPVLRKVQRKTADRPQSKPSEPEVPDMPIKETRTPIPNSVSDNITNNTAPAAINGNGPETASTGDASSGAPVQPVPKVEPVAPPPPTAVHYDIKPPPSAELKYDVEALNKGQTYHGGGKITWQTDGTNYTINGEAGVLFISALDFKSEGEINAYGVAPVLYTEKKFRKPATSTHFLREPNNITFSASANSYPRTGGEQDRASIVWQLASIGRGDAGKIVPGGVIDLFVAGDKDAETWRFQILGQEEIKVGTGTVMTWHLARKPQKGSYEKTLDIWLAPQQQWYPVKLRFTENNGDYLDMSLSKLKLLN
- a CDS encoding PhaM family polyhydroxyalkanoate granule multifunctional regulatory protein — encoded protein: MSNPNFLGADAMSNSVDFIKKMWGGMGVPGMVVPIISVEEIDKKVTDLKAVEGWLSLNLNMLRTTIQALEVQSATLTALKSIGALMPSADGKATAQFTDTSAAESVTEGAAAWATMASQFPFSFMPEKAKAANETVPQQAAAPIAEPPAPAQPEDVATENHSTSASDASPAANTGVWWDVLQNQFKQVVSGVMAAEAAMPKEPKASTKARKSAAKPGETAKSNPTKVKPKVKPGAASRATKSTTATARTKLKVGTAKASPVSRSKKIELK
- the queC gene encoding 7-cyano-7-deazaguanine synthase QueC: MTVPNGALVLFSGGQDSTTCLAWALSRYDRVETIGFDYGQRHAVELTQRPILLQKLRAQSAEWNTKLEEDHVIDLSLISKISSTAMTEDVEIVMQENGLPNTFVPGRNLLFMTVAATVAYRRGLNVLVGGMCETDFSGYPDCRDDTMKALQVALNLGMATRIKLETPLMWIDKSQTWKLAQELGGDALVDLIRADTHTCYLGERGTLHDWGYGCGTCPACALRARGYQEFVAE
- a CDS encoding SDR family NAD(P)-dependent oxidoreductase translates to MNLMNPMNAPLRDWHKQRVWVIGASSGIGAETARKLLAKGARVALSARNATGLNEIAAGQHNALTVVLDITQHDTVLAARDQILNAWHGIDLILIVAGGYGEMRVDSFDLTLANRLIDLNLRGVMHCLDATLPVLLKQGQGAIGIVASVAGYSGLPRAMAYGATKAALINLSECLYFDLHPRGIGVYLINPGFVDTPLTADNDFPMPAMMSASSAAEALIEGVERGHFHIHFPKRFTNWLRFARLLPYRAYFALIHKVTGL
- a CDS encoding MFS transporter, which produces MTLLGFPALLKYGLFGLPLALVALPVYVYVPQFYSDRFGISLSLIGLILLITRLFDAFIDPAIGRWLDHAHTEDRFRNAIWLGVPLLAIGFSALFLPPAFAERFPLSWLVLALLIVYVGFSIGTIAHQSWGAALTQALEQRSRLTATREACGLIGVVLAAALPSLLGIRWLPPIFVILLVASAFILKLAPKPGPSNGIIMETTDRGAFLSGVLLPFGNSRFCWLFGIFVVNGIAAAIPATLFLFFVDDQLQLGKYGGLFLMLYFLAGAISMPGWSALARRFGEARVWFTAMLLAIAAFVWAYGLTAGDMLPFSLICIMSGFALGADLLLPPALLAGVIANGGHSSQKEGAYFGIWSWATKINLALAAGISLPLLQYLGYQPHLINHQGAQALAIGYAVLPCALKLIAAMILWRAPLRHV
- a CDS encoding chalcone isomerase family protein; protein product: MLMVQMSQWRRYLLTCAFSLASLGNVIAADDAGRMHDNPIVNPAISAPAHIGNALPHARLAGQGKFRWFGLSIYDAQLWVGDKGFQPSAPDAASFALDLRYSRSFDGSKIAESSIDQMRKIGSGSDAEYGPWLSQMKSIFPHVIDGSHITGIFLPNVGTRFYMDGKMIGEINDPHFATAFFGIWLSPKTTSPTLRKALLMNATTSTNSTQHE
- a CDS encoding DUF3833 domain-containing protein; this encodes MKSFLKILVVGIIVLLNGCSTTSEGNIYADQKPTLSLQQYFNGTLDAWGMFQDRSGKVVKRFTVVIQCKWEGDTGTLDEDFTYSDGTKQRRIWTLKKVGPNKFIGTASDIVGEAIGITDGNTLRWKYVLALPVDGRIINVSLDDLMVQMDQRVMLNHAVMSKFGFKVGDISLSFNKRP
- a CDS encoding DUF3108 domain-containing protein, yielding MKILSHSYARIAIAALLCSASIYAFSANTDHTVTKRPVNLPPSAQLDYTIRARQSGLSISGDAVVKWQTDGRDYSVEAITRAMILGKILEAKSDGKIDDYGLAPTQFTDKRFRKSVTTTTFNRDATGGTITFSPSDASYPIKGGEQDRTSIVWQLVAVARAAAKQFKPGSDWVFFVAGQRDAEPWTFKVINQEKITTGTGEVDAVHIFREPPPDATEQRLDIWLAPSLEWYPVRIRFTDPNNDFVDQTLAKISK
- a CDS encoding nuclear transport factor 2 family protein → MNTTHQQQLTEQQDDQRGDQHKNLLRIVTFFETLSLDNLALIPLIYARDAWFKDPFNEITGLPAIKHLFTHMFVQVDDPRFVITHHMHQGDTAFMTWEFYFRMKRFSSADQCIRGATHFRLDNDGYIIYHRDYWDAAEELYEKLPVLGALMRLLKRGAKASDTPDRGHTILQN